A genomic segment from [Flavobacterium] thermophilum encodes:
- a CDS encoding Domain of uncharacterised function (DUF1871), which produces MDGQQLNRLLLETVGAWDPFGLGNGAYEAEAVDVLQAVYDTDDPRTLAARIQSIYEFAFDKTIPVRDCQKLARRLLKLKHAASCSLP; this is translated from the coding sequence ATGGACGGACAGCAGTTGAACCGGCTGCTTCTTGAGACCGTCGGCGCCTGGGACCCGTTCGGCCTCGGAAACGGCGCCTACGAGGCGGAAGCGGTCGACGTGCTTCAGGCGGTGTACGATACGGATGATCCCCGCACGCTGGCCGCCCGTATTCAGTCCATATATGAATTCGCGTTTGACAAAACGATTCCTGTCCGCGACTGTCAAAAACTCGCCCGCCGGCTTCTCAAACTGAAACACGCCGCATCTTGTTCGCTCCCGTGA
- the lrp_1 gene encoding Leucine-responsive regulatory protein yields the protein MKLSEKELEIVKILEKDARTPLDMLAKMVGLPVAETEALVKKLEEAKVIVQYTALVDWRKVDGHEGVTAMIDVKVTPKRGVGFDEVAERIYRFPEVTSVYLMSGAYDLSVVIEGRSMSEIAQFVSEKLSTLDSVISTTTHFILKKYKHDGIVFDQGDQDRRIVVSP from the coding sequence GTGAAACTGAGTGAAAAAGAACTAGAAATTGTCAAAATATTAGAAAAAGATGCGCGTACGCCGCTTGATATGTTGGCGAAAATGGTCGGCCTGCCGGTTGCGGAAACGGAAGCGCTCGTCAAAAAGCTGGAAGAGGCGAAGGTGATCGTCCAATATACCGCGCTCGTCGACTGGCGGAAGGTGGACGGCCATGAAGGGGTGACGGCGATGATCGATGTGAAAGTGACCCCGAAGCGCGGCGTCGGCTTTGACGAGGTGGCGGAGCGCATCTACCGCTTTCCGGAAGTGACATCCGTCTATTTGATGTCCGGCGCCTACGACTTGTCGGTCGTCATTGAAGGGCGGTCGATGTCGGAAATCGCCCAGTTCGTCTCCGAAAAGCTGTCGACGCTCGATTCCGTCATTTCGACGACGACCCATTTCATTTTGAAAAAATACAAACATGACGGCATCGTGTTTGACCAAGGAGATCAAGATCGCCGCATCGTGGTGTCGCCATGA